A genomic segment from Armatimonadota bacterium encodes:
- a CDS encoding manganese transporter — translation MMEILQYPFFQRALIASVLLGFSLPLIGVFVVTRRLSFFSEAVAHSAFTGLALSALLMTPAMPTVIAFAVLVTLAIVVTLHRTEIPTDTVIGVYLALCAGAGILLLGILQGYQPGLFQFLFGDILALAWEDVWLVAVMCAGGVLAILAMWNALLRVSVHREMAMAMGTSAARVDTLFLVLLAVMVTLSLKLIGIVLVTAMLLLPAAAARNLTRSFRGMAIVACVIGGISSVLGLYASYWFGTASGAAIVLTAAVVFMLSVVFRRGG, via the coding sequence ATGATGGAGATTTTGCAGTATCCCTTCTTCCAGCGCGCGCTGATAGCCTCCGTGCTGTTGGGGTTCAGCCTGCCGCTCATCGGTGTGTTTGTGGTGACCAGGCGACTTTCTTTTTTCAGCGAAGCGGTAGCTCACTCGGCGTTCACCGGGCTAGCGCTGTCTGCCCTGCTGATGACTCCTGCCATGCCGACGGTCATCGCCTTCGCGGTGCTGGTGACGCTCGCCATCGTCGTCACCCTGCATCGCACGGAGATACCGACGGACACCGTGATCGGGGTGTATCTTGCCCTCTGTGCAGGGGCGGGCATCCTGCTGCTGGGCATCCTGCAGGGCTATCAGCCGGGGCTTTTTCAGTTTCTGTTTGGCGACATTCTTGCACTGGCATGGGAGGACGTGTGGCTGGTGGCGGTGATGTGCGCAGGAGGCGTGTTGGCGATACTGGCGATGTGGAACGCGCTGTTGCGGGTATCCGTGCACCGCGAGATGGCGATGGCGATGGGCACTTCCGCCGCCCGGGTAGACACGCTTTTCCTGGTGTTGCTGGCGGTGATGGTCACGCTGTCGCTCAAGCTGATTGGCATTGTGCTGGTAACGGCGATGCTGTTATTACCAGCCGCCGCAGCGCGCAACCTCACGCGCAGCTTTCGTGGGATGGCGATCGTTGCCTGCGTGATCGGGGGTATCAGCAGCGTGCTGGGGCTATATGCCTCCTACTGGTTCGGCACCGCGTCCGGCGCAGCCATAGTGCTCACGGCAGCGGTGGTGTTTATGCTATCGGTGGTTTTCCGGCGAGGGGGATGA
- the znuC gene encoding zinc import ATP-binding protein ZnuC, translating into MADIILDVHDVSVEIGGTRLIENITLQVERGSTVAIIGPNGAGKTTLLRASLGLVPLASGSITLFGVPISELGDLRKKIGYVPQRLEYDRYLPLTVKEMLRAYAPHASLASLESALQEVGVHRMLHHPIGKLSGGQLQRVVIALNLLREPEVLFLDEPATGVDIEGESRFYDIIEQLRKEHHLTVVLVSHDLSVVTRYASQVLCLNRRLLCFGPPAQALNAEMIRLVYGHEMTLYTHREHQP; encoded by the coding sequence ATGGCAGACATCATTCTGGATGTGCACGACGTCAGCGTGGAGATAGGCGGCACACGGCTCATCGAGAACATCACCCTGCAGGTAGAGCGTGGCAGCACGGTCGCCATCATCGGTCCCAACGGCGCGGGCAAGACCACCCTGCTACGCGCGTCGCTGGGTCTGGTGCCTCTGGCTTCCGGCAGCATCACTCTGTTCGGAGTGCCCATTTCCGAGCTGGGCGACCTGCGCAAGAAGATAGGGTATGTGCCGCAGCGACTGGAGTATGACCGCTACCTTCCGCTCACGGTGAAGGAGATGCTGCGTGCTTACGCACCGCACGCTTCTCTGGCGAGTCTTGAATCCGCCCTGCAGGAGGTCGGTGTTCACCGGATGCTACACCATCCGATTGGCAAACTCTCCGGCGGGCAGCTGCAGCGTGTGGTGATTGCACTCAACCTTCTGCGCGAGCCGGAGGTGCTTTTTCTGGACGAACCCGCGACAGGCGTCGATATAGAGGGCGAAAGCCGCTTCTACGACATTATCGAGCAGTTGCGCAAGGAGCACCATCTGACGGTAGTGCTGGTCTCGCATGACCTCAGCGTGGTGACACGCTATGCGTCGCAGGTGCTGTGTCTGAACCGGAGATTACTCTGTTTTGGACCACCCGCTCAGGCGCTGAACGCCGAGATGATTCGCCTCGTCTATGGACACGAGATGACACTCTATACCCACCGGGAGCACCAGCCATGA
- the znuA gene encoding high-affinity zinc uptake system binding-protein ZnuA produces the protein MGKVEKLQKIHEYLRSKQSILLGIWLLALVSCTSHDANRSVTSEKKPLHVVATFFPVADIVQQVGAPHVSVQTLLPPEGELHAFAPTARQMKLLQQAEVVFALGLEAEPFLDTMLRGLGRKRPRVVELAEGCWTLPAAAEHEHHAHLTGEREEHEHQEAVDPHVWLSLSNAMRMAQNAVEALVALDPAHAEHYQRNASRLITEMQLLQQRLRDRAKGWRHKKFIAAHGAYRYLAKEAGIEQVAVFEPLPGVEPSARWLRDLMRTARREGVKVIFAAPPASSRLVEAVAADLGVPVFLLDPLERTWKPSGESYQQRMMRNIETLDKAMR, from the coding sequence ATGGGAAAAGTTGAAAAATTACAAAAAATCCATGAATACCTGAGGTCGAAGCAGTCTATCTTGCTGGGAATTTGGCTTCTTGCTCTCGTCAGTTGCACCTCACACGATGCAAACCGTTCTGTCACCAGCGAGAAGAAACCGTTGCACGTCGTGGCCACTTTCTTCCCCGTAGCCGACATCGTTCAGCAGGTTGGCGCACCACACGTCTCCGTGCAAACCCTGTTGCCTCCCGAAGGAGAACTACACGCCTTCGCACCAACCGCTCGGCAGATGAAACTGCTTCAGCAGGCGGAGGTGGTGTTTGCGCTGGGGTTGGAAGCGGAGCCTTTTCTGGACACCATGCTTCGGGGGCTTGGACGCAAACGCCCGCGCGTGGTAGAATTAGCAGAAGGGTGCTGGACGTTGCCTGCTGCGGCAGAGCACGAGCATCACGCTCACCTCACCGGAGAACGCGAGGAACACGAGCATCAGGAAGCGGTGGACCCTCATGTCTGGTTGTCGCTGAGCAATGCGATGCGCATGGCGCAGAACGCCGTAGAGGCACTGGTGGCTCTGGACCCGGCGCACGCCGAGCATTACCAGCGCAATGCGAGCCGGCTGATTACAGAGATGCAGCTGCTGCAACAGCGACTGAGAGACAGGGCGAAGGGGTGGAGGCACAAGAAGTTTATCGCAGCACATGGAGCGTACCGCTACCTTGCGAAAGAGGCAGGCATCGAGCAGGTTGCTGTGTTTGAACCGCTGCCCGGTGTCGAGCCGTCCGCTCGATGGCTGCGCGACCTGATGCGTACCGCGCGTCGCGAAGGGGTAAAAGTGATTTTCGCCGCGCCCCCAGCCTCCTCACGGCTGGTGGAAGCGGTGGCCGCCGACCTCGGCGTGCCGGTATTTCTGCTGGACCCGCTGGAGAGAACCTGGAAACCGTCGGGCGAAAGCTATCAGCAGCGTATGATGCGCAACATCGAAACACTGGATAAGGCAATGCGTTAG
- the fliC gene encoding flagellin produces the protein MSLRINTNITAMNAMRALTGTSEAFARSIERLSSGMRINRGADDPAGLIISENLRAQMVGMSQAVSNAQDAANLLKTAEGGLDEIHNLLRTMRQLAVHAANTGVNDLTALQADQTQIRSALESLNRIAEQTQFGTKKLLDGTAGISAQVTDTARLAGIFIGNTFNGVIVQSGDVTITVNTAATRAQVLGTATYASVNASISTVGGGTNGAGGTVVINGQSITVSGNDTVQTLIDRINALTSVTGVSAMFNSGNGSGVVVLTQVNYGANFSVQANQSATLLFASGTSSSSTGVDAVVTVSVTTSAGVTSALFTGGRASGDSGLKVKDAYGNTLLLTEAGNSTAISNARVAVVSAQSLVFQIGANSGQTARVALSDVRASQLGTTAVAGRSLSSIDVTTLQGAQDAIKIIDEAISQVSQLRGSIGAFQKNVLESTMRSLNVSRENLAASESAIRDTNVAEEVMSYTKLQILQQAGMAVLAQANAAPQMVLSLLR, from the coding sequence ATGAGTCTTCGCATTAACACCAACATCACCGCGATGAACGCGATGCGCGCGCTGACTGGTACCAGTGAAGCCTTCGCGCGCTCGATCGAGCGGTTGTCGTCTGGTATGCGCATCAATCGTGGCGCAGATGACCCCGCAGGGCTGATCATTTCCGAGAACCTGCGCGCGCAGATGGTGGGTATGTCGCAGGCGGTATCCAACGCGCAGGATGCGGCGAACCTTCTGAAGACCGCTGAGGGCGGTCTGGATGAAATCCATAACCTGCTGCGCACTATGCGACAACTCGCAGTGCACGCAGCGAACACAGGTGTCAACGACCTCACTGCTCTGCAGGCGGACCAGACACAAATCCGTTCCGCTCTGGAAAGTCTCAACCGCATCGCTGAACAAACCCAGTTCGGTACCAAGAAACTGCTGGACGGAACCGCAGGCATCTCCGCCCAGGTCACCGACACCGCCCGACTGGCGGGTATCTTTATCGGCAACACCTTCAACGGTGTTATCGTGCAAAGTGGCGACGTCACCATCACCGTCAACACTGCTGCCACCCGCGCTCAGGTGCTGGGCACTGCCACCTACGCCAGCGTCAACGCCTCCATCTCCACCGTCGGCGGCGGAACCAACGGCGCAGGAGGCACGGTGGTCATCAACGGACAATCCATCACCGTCTCGGGCAACGACACGGTGCAGACGCTGATTGACCGCATCAACGCACTGACCAGCGTGACCGGTGTGAGCGCGATGTTCAATTCCGGCAACGGCAGTGGTGTGGTGGTGTTGACGCAGGTGAACTACGGAGCGAACTTCAGCGTGCAGGCGAACCAGAGTGCGACACTGTTGTTTGCGTCGGGCACTTCCAGTTCGAGCACGGGTGTCGATGCGGTGGTGACGGTTTCGGTGACCACTTCAGCGGGAGTGACCTCGGCGTTGTTCACAGGAGGTCGTGCTTCTGGCGACAGTGGCTTAAAGGTGAAGGACGCCTACGGCAACACGTTGTTGTTGACGGAGGCAGGCAACAGCACGGCGATTAGCAACGCGCGGGTAGCGGTGGTCTCGGCGCAAAGTCTGGTGTTCCAGATTGGAGCGAACTCCGGGCAGACCGCTCGCGTCGCGCTGTCGGACGTGCGCGCCAGTCAGCTGGGCACGACTGCCGTGGCGGGGAGGTCGCTGAGCTCCATCGACGTCACCACGCTGCAGGGTGCGCAGGACGCGATCAAAATTATTGACGAAGCGATCTCGCAGGTGAGCCAGCTGCGCGGTAGCATCGGTGCGTTCCAGAAGAACGTTCTGGAGAGCACGATGCGGTCGCTGAATGTTTCCCGCGAGAACCTGGCGGCTTCGGAGAGCGCGATTCGCGACACCAACGTTGCCGAGGAAGTGATGAGCTACACGAAGTTGCAGATTCTGCAGCAGGCGGGTATGGCAGTGCTGGCGCAAGCCAACGCTGCACCGCAGATGGTGCTATCGCTTCTCCGCTAA
- a CDS encoding glucan 1,3-alpha-glucosidase, with product MPRPVVLGNGEILVCEDGALNIRDFYFPYVGLFNHLSGHKIRMGVWCDGRFSWLDSGEWVITIGYQADTLVTECTAVHPEMNLSLNVNDCVSHRENIFLRRVLIRNLSDFPREVRVFFSHNFHIAETDIGDTAFYNPFLQAVIHYKRDNWFLATGTTRYNGIYQYACGVKGFGGAEGTWRDCEDGELSGRPIEQGSVDSSISFRLLLAPGEEEELRYWITAGHDYQQVRALHSHVVERGFDEILRDTANYWSRWSEKGAELVQTLPEPVAQLFRRSLLVMRTQIDNRGAVIAANDTDIMSTARAHYSYMWPRDGAIVAYALDTIGYPDTTRRFFEFCARVLPKDRPALMHKYSADGSVGSSWHPWVIGEQHEIPFQEDSTASVLWALWHHYRRYHDLEFIASLYESLILPAAYFMATYRDPQTRLPLPSYDLWEERRGIHTYTSASVYAALRAAARFAHLFGDEEERLLFRNAAEEIRTAILRELYDESSGCFVRMIVPQPDGSYSRDATADSSILGVLRYGVLDADAPQMQCCAQRLRERLWVHTDIGGMARYENDYYHRKSHDLPGNPWIICTLWLAEYEIARANSPGDLRPALEWIEWATQRAMPTGVLPEQVDPFTGEALSVAPLTWSHAEYVYVVMAYLNRLREMME from the coding sequence ATGCCACGACCCGTGGTGCTAGGAAACGGTGAGATACTGGTTTGTGAAGACGGCGCGCTCAACATCCGTGATTTCTACTTCCCCTACGTCGGGTTGTTCAATCACCTCAGCGGACACAAAATCCGCATGGGCGTGTGGTGTGATGGGCGGTTTTCCTGGCTGGATAGCGGTGAATGGGTGATCACTATCGGTTACCAGGCGGATACGCTGGTGACCGAGTGTACTGCGGTACACCCGGAAATGAATCTGAGCCTGAATGTGAACGATTGTGTCTCCCATCGTGAGAACATCTTTTTAAGGCGTGTGCTTATCCGCAATCTCAGCGACTTTCCTCGTGAAGTAAGGGTCTTCTTTTCACATAACTTCCATATCGCGGAAACCGATATCGGCGACACCGCGTTCTACAACCCCTTTTTGCAAGCGGTGATACACTACAAGCGTGATAACTGGTTCCTTGCCACGGGCACCACTCGGTACAACGGCATCTACCAGTATGCGTGCGGGGTGAAAGGTTTTGGGGGAGCAGAAGGCACCTGGCGCGATTGCGAAGACGGCGAGCTCAGCGGACGCCCCATCGAACAGGGTTCGGTGGACAGCTCCATCAGTTTTCGGTTACTGCTGGCGCCCGGTGAGGAGGAGGAACTTCGCTACTGGATTACCGCAGGGCATGATTATCAGCAGGTGCGTGCGCTCCATAGCCACGTGGTGGAGAGGGGATTCGACGAGATCCTGCGTGACACGGCAAACTACTGGTCGCGCTGGTCGGAGAAGGGGGCGGAACTGGTTCAAACCCTGCCGGAACCAGTCGCTCAGCTGTTCCGGCGCAGTCTGCTCGTGATGCGCACGCAGATAGACAACCGTGGAGCGGTCATTGCCGCCAACGATACCGACATCATGAGCACCGCCCGCGCACACTACAGCTACATGTGGCCCCGCGATGGGGCTATCGTTGCCTACGCACTGGATACCATCGGATACCCGGACACCACGCGCCGCTTTTTCGAGTTCTGCGCCCGGGTACTTCCCAAAGATCGTCCTGCGCTGATGCACAAGTATTCCGCCGATGGCTCGGTAGGATCGTCATGGCATCCCTGGGTGATTGGGGAGCAGCACGAAATCCCGTTTCAAGAAGACAGCACCGCTTCCGTATTGTGGGCTTTATGGCATCATTACCGTCGCTACCATGACCTGGAGTTCATCGCTTCGCTCTACGAAAGCCTCATCCTGCCGGCAGCGTATTTCATGGCCACTTATCGCGACCCGCAGACACGCTTGCCTCTGCCCAGTTATGACCTCTGGGAAGAGCGCAGGGGCATCCATACTTATACCAGTGCCTCCGTGTATGCAGCCCTGCGGGCAGCGGCGCGATTTGCCCATCTGTTTGGGGATGAAGAGGAAAGGCTCCTTTTCCGTAATGCCGCCGAGGAGATACGCACTGCTATCCTGCGCGAACTATACGACGAGAGCAGTGGCTGTTTCGTCAGGATGATCGTGCCCCAACCAGACGGCAGCTACAGCAGGGACGCCACGGCGGATAGCAGTATATTGGGTGTTCTCCGCTACGGTGTGCTGGATGCGGATGCGCCCCAGATGCAGTGCTGTGCACAGCGCCTGCGGGAAAGACTATGGGTGCATACCGACATTGGCGGAATGGCACGGTACGAAAACGATTACTACCACCGGAAGAGCCACGATTTACCGGGCAATCCGTGGATTATCTGTACTCTGTGGTTGGCAGAGTATGAGATTGCCCGCGCGAACAGTCCAGGTGATCTGCGTCCGGCTCTGGAATGGATAGAGTGGGCAACGCAACGGGCTATGCCCACAGGAGTGCTGCCCGAACAGGTAGATCCGTTTACCGGCGAAGCGTTATCCGTGGCACCGCTCACATGGAGCCATGCCGAATACGTGTACGTGGTGATGGCGTACCTGAATCGCTTGCGTGAGATGATGGAGTAG
- the ampS gene encoding aminopeptidase — translation MRDPRWEQLAQVLVGHSTRVQPGEKVLVEATDVPEEFLCVLIEQIVKAGGVPLVDTKHSKVMRTLQMHATEEQLQTIADVEKYRMEKMQCYIGVRGTLNSAQLSDVPMEKVEMVQRLWWKPVHSEVRVPNTRWVVLRWPNDSMAQLASMSTEAFEDYYFRVCTLDYSRMEKAVQPLVELMSQTDRVRLAGPGTDLTFSIKDIPVIPCYGLRNIPDGECFTAPVRDSVEGEITFNVPSLYHGKTFENIRLVFKAGKIVEATSNLTEELNTILDFDEGARYVGEFSLGFNPHILHPMRDALFDEKIAGSLHFTPGNAYTTADNGNRSQIHWDLVLIQRPEYGGGEVYFDDRLIRKDGRFVVPELEALNPEKLA, via the coding sequence ATGAGAGACCCTCGTTGGGAACAGTTAGCGCAGGTACTGGTTGGGCATAGCACGCGCGTACAGCCGGGCGAAAAGGTGCTGGTGGAAGCGACCGACGTGCCTGAGGAGTTCCTGTGCGTGCTGATAGAGCAAATCGTGAAGGCGGGCGGTGTCCCTCTGGTGGATACCAAGCACTCGAAGGTGATGCGCACGTTACAGATGCACGCTACCGAGGAGCAACTGCAGACTATCGCTGATGTAGAGAAGTACCGCATGGAGAAGATGCAGTGCTATATCGGCGTGCGCGGTACTCTGAATAGTGCGCAGCTGTCGGATGTGCCGATGGAGAAGGTGGAGATGGTTCAGCGGCTGTGGTGGAAGCCGGTTCACAGTGAGGTGCGCGTGCCCAACACCCGCTGGGTGGTGCTGCGCTGGCCCAACGACAGCATGGCGCAACTGGCGAGTATGAGCACCGAGGCGTTTGAAGACTACTACTTCCGCGTGTGTACGCTGGACTATAGCCGGATGGAAAAAGCGGTGCAGCCGCTGGTAGAGCTGATGAGCCAGACCGACCGCGTGCGACTGGCAGGACCGGGTACCGACCTGACCTTTTCCATCAAAGATATCCCGGTGATCCCCTGCTACGGGTTGCGCAACATTCCCGACGGTGAATGCTTCACCGCCCCTGTGCGCGATTCGGTGGAGGGTGAAATCACCTTCAATGTGCCTTCGCTGTATCACGGTAAAACCTTCGAGAACATCCGCCTGGTCTTCAAGGCGGGCAAGATTGTCGAAGCCACCAGCAATCTCACCGAGGAGCTGAACACGATACTGGACTTTGACGAGGGAGCGCGATATGTGGGGGAGTTCTCGCTGGGGTTCAACCCGCACATCCTGCATCCGATGAGGGACGCGCTGTTCGATGAGAAGATTGCAGGCTCGTTGCACTTTACACCTGGCAACGCCTATACCACAGCGGACAACGGCAACCGCTCGCAGATACACTGGGACCTGGTGCTGATTCAACGCCCGGAGTACGGCGGAGGGGAGGTGTACTTCGACGACCGTCTGATACGCAAGGACGGGAGGTTCGTCGTGCCGGAGCTGGAGGCACTGAACCCGGAGAAGCTGGCGTAG
- a CDS encoding alcohol dehydrogenase, translated as MESLCIYFTGKDQVELVQESVPPMGPGQVLVRARKSLISTGTECICLGRLFEEGTHWDRWVKYPFPPGYSMVGVVEQVGEGVTNLKPGDRVVFQRSHRQWHVVDADLPVKVPDGVSDEDASWFALAMISQNAVRAAEHQLGDNVVIIGAGLLGQLTVQYLRLQGARQIIVVDPAEARLKMAKEHGATTVIAQRVQEAREQILDLTDGKGAEVVYDITGIAAVFAPALTLLRKFGKLILLGDTGEPSQQFLTGDVITKGLRIIGTHASNPPAVSTDHAPWTQAEMYKLFFTYVARGDMRVNDLITHRFTPHQAPQAYHMLRHDRSAAMGVVFDWTAV; from the coding sequence ATGGAATCGCTGTGTATCTACTTCACAGGCAAGGATCAGGTAGAGCTTGTTCAGGAAAGCGTCCCGCCGATGGGACCGGGGCAGGTTCTGGTGCGTGCACGCAAAAGCCTCATCAGCACCGGCACAGAATGCATCTGCCTGGGCAGGCTGTTTGAGGAAGGCACGCACTGGGACCGCTGGGTGAAATACCCCTTCCCACCCGGCTACAGCATGGTGGGCGTGGTGGAGCAGGTTGGCGAAGGGGTGACGAATCTGAAACCCGGAGACAGGGTGGTGTTTCAGCGCTCGCATCGGCAATGGCATGTGGTGGACGCGGATCTGCCGGTCAAGGTGCCGGACGGGGTGAGCGACGAGGATGCCTCGTGGTTTGCGCTGGCGATGATTTCGCAGAACGCGGTGCGCGCTGCCGAGCATCAGCTGGGCGATAACGTGGTCATTATCGGCGCGGGGCTGCTGGGGCAGCTGACGGTGCAGTATCTGCGTTTACAAGGCGCACGGCAGATTATCGTGGTGGACCCTGCCGAGGCGCGCCTGAAAATGGCGAAGGAGCATGGCGCCACGACCGTCATCGCCCAAAGGGTGCAGGAAGCACGTGAGCAGATTCTGGATCTCACAGATGGCAAGGGCGCAGAGGTCGTATATGACATTACCGGTATCGCCGCGGTGTTTGCTCCCGCGCTCACCCTGCTCCGCAAGTTCGGCAAGTTGATCCTGCTCGGCGACACGGGCGAGCCGTCGCAGCAGTTCCTGACCGGCGACGTGATCACCAAGGGGCTACGCATCATCGGCACGCACGCCAGCAACCCGCCAGCGGTCAGCACCGACCACGCCCCCTGGACGCAGGCGGAGATGTACAAACTCTTCTTCACCTATGTCGCCCGTGGCGATATGCGTGTGAACGACCTGATTACACACCGGTTCACGCCGCACCAGGCGCCGCAGGCGTATCATATGCTGCGCCACGACCGCTCGGCGGCGATGGGCGTGGTGTTCGACTGGACGGCAGTCTAA
- a CDS encoding oxidoreductase: MERMVGMSTGKQITRRQFLKGAAVGAAAVAMPAVVPASVFGSAQRSAPSDRITLGFIGLGGMGTGHLNAFLGNGQVQVLAVCDVYAPHRDRSKKAVDNRYGNQDCAAYTDFRHLLDRKDIDAVVISTPDHWHTLISIMACESGKDVYCEKPLTLFVDEGKALVRAVRRYNRVFQVGSQQRSDYYFWLACMLVRNGKIGKVHTVRVNLPHGPDMDPQPDVEPPPDLDWNLYLGPAPWVPFNYARFLWNFRWFWDYSGGEMTDWGHHHFDIAQWGLGTDLSGPVSVEGKGVPPVKGLCETYVNFEVHYEYANGVHMIATTPERGVRFEGTDGYVHVWRGGIDTSPKELQQVTWGPNDVQLYRSLSHHQNWLDCIRTRKKPICDVEIGHRSVTVAHIGNIAMRLGRKLRWDPVQEQFVGDPEANRWLSRPYRAPWYLR, from the coding sequence ATGGAAAGGATGGTCGGTATGAGTACAGGCAAACAGATCACACGAAGGCAGTTTCTGAAGGGGGCTGCTGTCGGCGCAGCTGCCGTTGCCATGCCTGCGGTGGTGCCCGCTTCGGTATTCGGCTCGGCACAGCGAAGCGCACCCAGTGACCGCATCACGCTGGGCTTCATCGGGCTGGGCGGTATGGGCACCGGGCACCTCAACGCCTTTCTGGGCAATGGGCAGGTGCAGGTGCTGGCGGTATGCGACGTGTATGCCCCCCACCGTGACCGCTCCAAAAAGGCGGTGGACAATCGCTATGGCAATCAGGACTGTGCTGCCTACACCGATTTCCGCCACCTGCTAGACCGCAAGGACATCGACGCGGTGGTCATCTCCACGCCCGACCACTGGCACACGCTCATCAGCATCATGGCGTGCGAGTCGGGCAAGGACGTGTATTGCGAAAAGCCGTTGACCCTCTTCGTAGACGAGGGCAAGGCTCTGGTTCGCGCGGTGCGCCGTTACAACCGCGTGTTTCAGGTGGGAAGCCAGCAGCGCTCGGATTACTACTTCTGGCTTGCCTGTATGCTGGTGCGCAACGGCAAGATCGGTAAAGTGCATACCGTGCGCGTGAATCTGCCGCACGGTCCCGACATGGACCCCCAGCCTGACGTGGAACCGCCGCCCGACCTGGACTGGAACCTTTACCTGGGTCCCGCGCCCTGGGTGCCCTTTAACTATGCACGCTTCCTGTGGAACTTCCGATGGTTCTGGGACTACTCCGGCGGCGAGATGACCGACTGGGGACACCACCACTTCGATATCGCGCAATGGGGGCTGGGTACGGATCTCAGCGGGCCCGTGAGCGTGGAGGGCAAAGGGGTGCCGCCGGTGAAGGGGTTGTGTGAAACCTACGTGAACTTCGAGGTGCACTACGAATATGCCAACGGGGTGCACATGATTGCCACCACCCCGGAGCGGGGCGTGCGCTTCGAGGGCACGGATGGCTACGTGCATGTGTGGCGAGGCGGAATCGACACCAGTCCGAAAGAGCTGCAGCAGGTGACTTGGGGACCGAACGACGTCCAGCTGTATCGCAGCCTCAGCCACCATCAGAACTGGCTGGATTGCATCCGCACGCGCAAGAAGCCCATCTGCGACGTGGAGATTGGGCACCGCTCCGTGACCGTGGCGCACATCGGCAATATCGCTATGCGTCTGGGCAGGAAGCTGCGCTGGGATCCGGTCCAAGAGCAGTTCGTCGGAGACCCCGAGGCGAACCGCTGGCTCAGTCGTCCTTACCGCGCGCCGTGGTACTTGAGGTAG
- the galK gene encoding galactokinase encodes MLEVVEQARKTFQERYGRLPAAYGVAPGRVEVLGNHTDYNGGYVMSAAIDRVTVVAVDRASTTLCRVFAQQKGAAATFSLDTITPEPQDRWADYVKGVVVELQKAGIAVEPFEAVVTGNVPIGAGVSSSASLEVATTMALLELHNVLLPRWEIAKLCRRAENEFVGMPCGILDQFSSVFGEENSILFLDTRTEEHEAMALPGDSFGLILIHSMAQHTLVSGDYATRYRECMEAAAWFRERLGEHVQLLRDVSWEEFLRWEAQMPEPLRRRARHVISENRRVLEGREALHRGDVCALGERMYESHESSRVNYENSTPELDLLVELARKHGAIGARLTGAGWGGATINLVHEHQMEEFAQRVCEQYTLQTGIRPGVHRCRISQGAQAFRE; translated from the coding sequence ATGTTAGAGGTAGTAGAACAGGCACGAAAAACCTTTCAAGAGCGATATGGAAGACTTCCTGCCGCGTACGGGGTTGCGCCCGGCAGAGTGGAGGTGCTGGGCAACCACACCGATTACAACGGCGGTTACGTGATGAGCGCAGCCATTGACCGCGTCACCGTCGTTGCGGTAGACAGAGCAAGCACAACGCTATGCCGGGTCTTTGCCCAGCAAAAAGGTGCAGCAGCAACCTTTTCACTGGATACCATTACTCCGGAGCCACAAGACCGCTGGGCAGATTACGTGAAGGGGGTCGTGGTGGAGCTGCAGAAGGCAGGTATCGCTGTCGAGCCGTTTGAAGCAGTCGTCACGGGAAACGTGCCCATCGGCGCCGGTGTCAGCAGCAGTGCCTCTCTGGAGGTCGCTACCACGATGGCGCTTCTGGAACTACACAACGTCCTTCTGCCTCGCTGGGAGATAGCCAAACTGTGTCGTCGAGCGGAGAACGAGTTCGTGGGGATGCCGTGCGGCATTTTGGACCAGTTCTCCTCCGTCTTCGGGGAAGAGAACAGCATCCTTTTTCTGGACACCCGCACCGAAGAGCATGAAGCGATGGCATTGCCGGGCGATTCGTTCGGACTGATCCTCATCCACTCGATGGCGCAACATACCCTGGTCAGCGGGGACTATGCCACCCGATACCGCGAGTGTATGGAAGCGGCAGCGTGGTTCCGCGAACGGTTGGGAGAGCACGTGCAGCTACTGCGCGATGTCAGTTGGGAAGAGTTCCTGCGGTGGGAGGCGCAGATGCCCGAGCCTTTGCGCAGACGTGCGCGCCATGTGATTAGCGAGAACAGGCGGGTGCTGGAGGGGCGCGAAGCACTACACCGCGGCGACGTCTGCGCGCTGGGCGAGAGGATGTATGAATCCCACGAAAGCAGCCGGGTGAACTACGAGAACTCCACCCCAGAGCTGGACCTGCTGGTGGAGCTGGCGCGAAAACATGGAGCCATCGGAGCACGCCTCACCGGAGCAGGCTGGGGAGGAGCCACCATCAACCTGGTCCACGAACACCAGATGGAAGAGTTCGCCCAGCGGGTCTGCGAGCAATATACCCTCCAGACGGGAATACGACCCGGCGTACACCGATGCCGCATCTCACAGGGAGCACAAGCATTTCGTGAATAA